The Dama dama isolate Ldn47 chromosome X, ASM3311817v1, whole genome shotgun sequence nucleotide sequence GCAAAGGTTAACAGTTGATTATTACTGCTTAATATCCAGTGCTCTTATTAAATGTCCTGCAATTCAATGTGGTCATTTGCAGAAAAGCAGCTTTTACATGTTGATTTGAAAATGAGTTAATGGGATTCCACGGACGACGACGTCCTGTTTGCATAAATCATAAGCGTTAAGAAAGTCTATCTGAAAGCATCATGTTACACATCCTTAAGTTTGAACTACTTCTAAAAAGTAGAACCAATGTTTAATCGATAATCAGTGCTTTCCAGGTAAGAAACGTACCATATTAAAACTTCAGTTTTAATATAATAATGATTcacatgaatgaatgattaaaacAGAATTCTACTTTCCATTCTAAATAAGCACCAGTGAATGAAACATATTCCTAAAACTGTAAACAGGGGGAGTGCATCGATTTATTAAGGAATCGCCACTAACTTCAGGGAAATGAATTAAAAAGTCACCAACCTCTTTGGGGAGAGTCGAACTTCCCGTTGTCACGTCTTGCAAAGTCCATTCTCACGTACGTGTCGTCGTCGTCAGAATCTTCTCGCTCTGGGGGTCTGGGCACCCGGCCGCGGCCAGGTGATGGAGGCGGAGCGGCGGCTGCAGCGGCAGCCCCACCGGCTCGGTTCTCACCTCCGGCCAGGTCTGCTGATGGGTTTGGGGCTCTGGGGTTCGAGCCACCCGCAACGTCTTGGGCCCCCCTGACCGCGGCACCAGCAGCATCGGCAACAGGTAGGAACCAGCGGACGGAGGCGGAGTCAAATCCAGCGGCGGCCTCGAGGCCGGCGGCGGCTGCGCCGATGCCGGGAGCTGCGACCAAAGCGGAGGCGGCGGCTAAAGCCCGGCCCACGGCTAAGGTTGGCACGGCGGCCGCGGCCGCGGCGAAGGAGGCGGATAGGTCTCTCTCGAGGCTGTCGGTCGGGAAAGCCGAGATGGCGGCTCTGGCGGCTGCAAAGAAACTTTGCGAACGGCTTTGTGGGCGCCTTCGCTCTAGCTCTTCCCGCAGCAGCAGCCTCGCTACAGGTGGTCGTTCGCAGCAGCGGCTGGGGGAGAGAGAAATGTTCATACAGCACTCACAAAATGGGTCGACCACGTAGATGCGACCAGTTTCGGCATCGTAGCGAATGGCACTGTCAGCAAAAGGCACAGCTGGTGTCATCGCCGGGTTGAAAATCACTTCGATGTAGTCACCTTCTTCCCTATTAGCACTGCTCCCTGTAGCACCTTCCAGAAAGAAGGGATTGGCACCTGGGATAGCTCTGAAGAGATCTGAGAGGTTGTCTGCTGGATTTGGAAATGGCACTCCGAACTCAACATTCACATAATTGGAAAAGGCCAACTGTCTGGGGTCGGCAATTATGCCCCACACACCTGGAAGTCTTTGAAGACATGGATCTGGCATATTATAACCTCTCTTAGGGAAGTCAGTGTTGACGTAGCCCCCAGGGCTGTCGGCTTCTCTCTGCTCCTGTGTGGGCTTTTGTGGTTTTGGCTTGACTTTGTTTCCTTTGGTCATAAAAGGAAGTCTATTAGGTCTCTTAGCCTTGTTCTTGGGGGGCCCATCACCTGAACGCTTGGGAGGTGATCCCCCATCTCTAGGCTTTGAGAACGACCCTTCAACTGAAGGCTTTGAAGCTGTATCTTTGGGGCCTCTGTTAGATGAGACTTCCTTCTCTAGGCCCTTTCctaggaattttccaggtaacatCGGTACATACTCACTGTGGTCACTCTGTCCCAATGGGGAGCTCCGAAAAGGATTTGGCAGAGAGAAGTAGGAGCTCCAACTTTTGGAGGAAGCGCCTCCCTGAGGATTTCTGGGGTTTTTGGGAATGGCGCCAGCTCCAGGAGCCATGAACATGTAGTCACTATCACTGTCATTGTCCTTTGAGTCATCCTCTTTAGCAGGATCAGGTGCTTTTGGAGGACTTGGCACAGGTGGTGGGCTCACTCTGGGAAACATCATCATGTACCCTCTCGAATCTTCGAAAGGTGATCGAGAGTGACGCTTTTTGGACACAGAGACATTTTGAGGAGCCATGGGCATGTAGTCACTGGAGCTTGCGAGAGGAGCAGCCACACCTGGCCTCATTGGCACATAGGGATCATCCTCGTCTTCATCAAAAGCTCTGGCTCTGTGGGGACCCCGAGCTGCACCTTCTGGGGGCTCCGTGTCTTTCACTTCTTTGGCTTCTTTACGTTCTTTTGTGGCCCCTCTGTCTGCACAAAAATAAAGTCGGAACCTTCCCCCAGACTTCCCTTTGCCACCAGTTGCTGCacctggtgggggtggaggtggcggAGGTGGCGGCATTTGCTGTTGCTTGCTTTGAGTTAATTTGCCAAAGTAGGATCTTTTCTTCAGAGATTTCCCACGATCACCATTGCCTTCGGGGCCCTTCCCACTCCCCGAGCCTTTGCCCCCTCCCGAGTTCTTGCCACCGCCTGAGCCGTGGCcatctccgggcccctggccacGGCCTGAGCCGTGCCCACCTCCAGCTCCCTGGCCACTGCCTGAGCCATGCCCAGCGGTACCCTGGCCGTCTCCCGAGCACTGGTTTCCTCCTGCACTCTGCTCCCCAGAGCCTCTGCCACTTGAGCCATGGCTGCCACTTGAACCCTGACCACCTCCGGAGCCATGCCCCCTGCCTGAGCACTGACTTCCCCCGGAGCTTTGGCTACTGGAGCCTTGCCCACTTGAACCCTGTCCACTTCCTGAGCCCCGGCCATTTCCCGAGCCCCAGTTGTTCATGGGCATATAGTCACCTTCGTTTTCTTCCTGATCCTCTTTGCCCTGAGGACCGCCTTCTTCCCCCGAGTTGCCAGAGCCAGAACCAGAGGCTTCAGAAGACACGGGATCTCGGTCGTGGAGGGCTTCTGTAGGGCACTGGATGCGCACAGGGCTGGGTGCGGCGCGGCGGAAAAAGCTGGCTGGCACTGAAGTCGCTCTCCTGGATCTGCGCCCTCTGGGCAGGTGTAGTCTTCCTCGTCTGGAGGGGGGCACAGGCTCATTGGGTGTTATGTAGCGCCTGGAGAGGAGCATCTCGTCTTCCCCGTCGTCACCGATGGCCCAAAGGTGGCAAAACTGCTCAAAGCGGGACCTTCGGAGCCAGCCACCGGGCTCGAGCGGCAGCATGTCCAGGTGCCTCCTAGTGGACAGCAGGGTTAACAGGTGGCCGCCGATGCTGATGCTGTAGCTGCGGCAGCGGGCTCTGTACTCGTCCGCACACAAGGCTCTCATCTTCTCCAAAAACAGCTCGTGCATGTTTTGGGCCACCACACAGTCATCCACTTGCATCCAGAGCTCCCCCGGACCGATGACGGTGGACCTGCCGACTTCCAAGAAGAAATACTGCTCCGAGTGCCCACAGCGACGGATGCTCAGGAGCTGGACGACCACGCTGGCCACTTCGGTATTTAACCTCACGAACAGAACCTCCTCGTCGGTAAGACAGAGCCGGAACACGCCGCTCAGCTCTTTTCGGTGCCCCAGCCCCCTGGGTTTGACTATTACCTGCCACACATCTTTGTAGAAGGGTGGCTCCGCCGCCGCTGCAGCCGCTAGCGCGGCGGGCTCTCCCTCCGGCTGCGCGCCGAGCGTGCCGCAGCGGCGCCGCTTACTCTCGAGGATGAGGCGGCTGAGCAGCAAGTACCAGCTTTCTTGCTCCGACTCATTCTCGGCCACCATTGCGAAATACTCGTTTTGGGTGAAAAGAGCGATGAGGTGTGGGTACCTTGCGTCGGCTCGCTGGCTCACCGAGAAGCACTGGTACAGGGTGATCACGCGCCGCGGTGCAATGAGTGCGGGGACCGTGGCGCCGGAGGCGGCCGCCGCCGCTGCAGCCGCCGCGGCGCGGACACTGTGCCGGAACTTCCTGGCATTTTCGTAGTATTCCAGCCGAGCTGGGGCGTCGGCGGTCTCGAGTTTGAGCACGAAGTAGCGCCAGTGCCCATGCTTCTGCTTCCGCAGGTAGCCGCGTTTGCAGACTTCGTCCCCGACGGGGAGGTCCTCCTCGTCGGACTCCGAGTCTGACCGGGAGCCAGTGGCCGTGGAGAGCCACATGGCTCCCGGACAAGACGACCCGGTCCCAATGAGTGCGGTGGGGGTTCTCGAGGAAAGAAACGGGGTGGTCGCCGCCGCAGCTAGAGCCGCCGCTGTTGCCGCTGCTGCAGCTCGCAGTCTCCTTGTCGCTTGGTCGCGAGCGAAGGAGCAACTAGCCA carries:
- the IRS4 gene encoding insulin receptor substrate 4, giving the protein MASCSFARDQATRRLRAAAAATAAALAAAATTPFLSSRTPTALIGTGSSCPGAMWLSTATGSRSDSESDEEDLPVGDEVCKRGYLRKQKHGHWRYFVLKLETADAPARLEYYENARKFRHSVRAAAAAAAAAASGATVPALIAPRRVITLYQCFSVSQRADARYPHLIALFTQNEYFAMVAENESEQESWYLLLSRLILESKRRRCGTLGAQPEGEPAALAAAAAAEPPFYKDVWQVIVKPRGLGHRKELSGVFRLCLTDEEVLFVRLNTEVASVVVQLLSIRRCGHSEQYFFLEVGRSTVIGPGELWMQVDDCVVAQNMHELFLEKMRALCADEYRARCRSYSISIGGHLLTLLSTRRHLDMLPLEPGGWLRRSRFEQFCHLWAIGDDGEDEMLLSRRYITPNEPVPPSRRGRLHLPRGRRSRRATSVPASFFRRAAPSPVRIQCPTEALHDRDPVSSEASGSGSGNSGEEGGPQGKEDQEENEGDYMPMNNWGSGNGRGSGSGQGSSGQGSSSQSSGGSQCSGRGHGSGGGQGSSGSHGSSGRGSGEQSAGGNQCSGDGQGTAGHGSGSGQGAGGGHGSGRGQGPGDGHGSGGGKNSGGGKGSGSGKGPEGNGDRGKSLKKRSYFGKLTQSKQQQMPPPPPPPPPPGAATGGKGKSGGRFRLYFCADRGATKERKEAKEVKDTEPPEGAARGPHRARAFDEDEDDPYVPMRPGVAAPLASSSDYMPMAPQNVSVSKKRHSRSPFEDSRGYMMMFPRVSPPPVPSPPKAPDPAKEDDSKDNDSDSDYMFMAPGAGAIPKNPRNPQGGASSKSWSSYFSLPNPFRSSPLGQSDHSEYVPMLPGKFLGKGLEKEVSSNRGPKDTASKPSVEGSFSKPRDGGSPPKRSGDGPPKNKAKRPNRLPFMTKGNKVKPKPQKPTQEQREADSPGGYVNTDFPKRGYNMPDPCLQRLPGVWGIIADPRQLAFSNYVNVEFGVPFPNPADNLSDLFRAIPGANPFFLEGATGSSANREEGDYIEVIFNPAMTPAVPFADSAIRYDAETGRIYVVDPFCECCMNISLSPSRCCERPPVARLLLREELERRRPQSRSQSFFAAARAAISAFPTDSLERDLSASFAAAAAAVPTLAVGRALAAASALVAAPGIGAAAAGLEAAAGFDSASVRWFLPVADAAGAAVRGAQDVAGGSNPRAPNPSADLAGGENRAGGAAAAAAAPPPSPGRGRVPRPPEREDSDDDDTYVRMDFARRDNGKFDSPQRE